A region of Chanodichthys erythropterus isolate Z2021 unplaced genomic scaffold, ASM2448905v1 ctg000170_np12, whole genome shotgun sequence DNA encodes the following proteins:
- the LOC137015701 gene encoding uncharacterized protein isoform X1, protein MPELTEMRSADRHIVHCLRCYKPHDNLSVHLARVCMKTSTSEECVEELQKAKASSKEWTRNNRTWTYGQLCDLLPHRRSRITLVKELLQRGFFILNLPQESEMVLEPEDDAAATTVTSSRDPPTTLSSERIKMREAGLHRRFPVKTKFLVGFKEFLMKTLKVPNVQQEVDSVSRFLRYMQPTGSKLSLDFLSKSTETRDLLTTLRRADVRSASILSYVKSIKRFLEYLTARRDLRRKIPQLRKKCRRYAVMLRTLRKTVSKTNEENTCDSRRCAEDAPGIKDCQQILQVAKLDFLRLHGDLVGGKVLSNTDMTLYRYYCEALLVYRHMQRPGAVEGLTDADWVERVSRGGRVVIGVRREKTASVQIALTKEEEALSVLQLYFRQIRPKNIGLEKFCRGFFVSSSSDTVHSVSQDMNRLHEIYKLAPFTSQDVRRAAGKAAQKLPAPQQEAVNRYLAHSAGAAQRDRTPQDVVDAAEQLDSLAGTSSDDSSFLAEPARLFPARGEISALS, encoded by the exons GTCTGCGGATCGCCACATCGTGCACTGCTTGCGGTGCTACAAGCCTCACGACAACCTCTCCGTTCACCTGGCCAGGGTGTGCATGAAGACCAGCACGTCCGAGGAGTGCGTGGAGGAGCTGCAGAAGGCCAAGGCTTCCAGCAAGGAGTGGACCCGTAACAACAGGACCTGGACGTACGGACAGCTCTGTGATCTCCTGCCCCACAGACGCTCCCGGATCACCCTGGTCAAGGAGCTTCTTCAGCGTGGGTTCTTCATCTTGAACCTGCCGCAGGAGTCAGAGATGGTCCTGGAGCCTGAAGATGATGCTGCTGCCACCACCGTCACATCCTCCAGAGATCCTCCAACCACACTCTCGTCTGAGAGGATAAAGATGAGGGAGGCCGGTCTGCATCGCAGGTTCCCTGTGAAAACCAAGTTCCTGGTGGGATTTAAAGAGTTCCTGATGAAGACACTGAAGGTGCCCAATGTTCAGCAGGAG GTTGACAGCGTGTCCCGTTTCCTGCGGTACATGCAGCCCACCGGGAGTAAGCTGTCTCTGGACTTCCTCTCCAAGAGCACGGAGACCCGGGACCTCCTGACGACCCTGCGGCGCGCGGACGTGCGATCAGCCTCCATCCTCAGCTACGTCAAGAGCATTAAACGGTTCTTGGAGTACTTGACGGCAAGGCGGGATCTGCGGAGAAAAATCCCACAGCTCCGGAAAAAATGCAGGAGATACGCTGTCATGCTGAGGACTCTGCGGAAGACCGTATCCAAGACCAACGAGGAGAACACCTGCGACTCCAG ACGGTGTGCTGAGGACGCTCCCGGCATCAAAGACTGCCAGCAGATCCTGCAGGTGGCAAAGCTGGACTTCCTCCGGCTCCACGGGGATCTGGTGGGAGGGAAGGTGCTTTCAAACACAGACATGACGCTCTACCGGTATTACTGCGAGGCGCTCCTGGTGTACCGTCACATGCAGCGTCCCGGAGCTGTAGAAGGACTGACT GACGCAGACTGGGTGGAGCGGGTCTCTCGGGGTGGCAGGGTGGTGATCGGCGTGAGGAGAGAGAAAACTGCCAGTGTACAGATCGCCCTGACGAAAGAGGAGGAAGCTTTAAGT GTTCTGCAGCTCTACTTCAGGCAGATCCGGCCTAAGAACATCGGGCTGGAGAAATTCTGCCGGGGTTTTTTTGTTTCATCGTCCAGCGATACAGTCCATAGTGTGTCCCAGGACATGAACCGGCTACACGAGAT TTATAAGCTGGCCCCTTTCACGAGCCAGGACGTGAGGAGGGCTGCTGGGAAGGCGGCGCAGAAGCTCCCGGCACCACAACAGGAGGCTGTGAACCGGTACCTGGCCCATAGCGCCGGCGCGGCCCAGCGGGACAGGACGCCGCAGGATGTGGTGGACGCAGCGGAGCAgctggactcgctggctgg CACTTCTTCAGACGACAGCTCCTTCCTAGCTGAACCGGCACGGCTGTTTCCAGCTCGTGGAGAGATTTCTGCGCTTTCGTGA
- the LOC137015701 gene encoding uncharacterized protein isoform X2 — MPELTEMRSADRHIVHCLRCYKPHDNLSVHLARVCMKTSTSEECVEELQKAKASSKEWTRNNRTWTYGQLCDLLPHRRSRITLVKELLQRGFFILNLPQESEMVLEPEDDAAATTVTSSRDPPTTLSSERIKMREAGLHRRFPVKTKFLVGFKEFLMKTLKVPNVQQEVDSVSRFLRYMQPTGSKLSLDFLSKSTETRDLLTTLRRADVRSASILSYVKSIKRFLEYLTARRDLRRKIPQLRKKCRRYAVMLRTLRKTVSKTNEENTCDSRRCAEDAPGIKDCQQILQVAKLDFLRLHGDLVGGKVLSNTDMTLYRYYCEALLVYRHMQRPGAVEGLTDADWVERVSRGGRVVIGVRREKTASVQIALTKEEEALSVLQLYFRQIRPKNIGLEKFCRGFFVSSSSDTVHSVSQDMNRLHEIYKLAPFTSQDVRRAAGKAAQKLPAPQQEAVNRYLAHSAGAAQRDRTPQDVVDAAEQLDSLAGNMCIYQT, encoded by the exons GTCTGCGGATCGCCACATCGTGCACTGCTTGCGGTGCTACAAGCCTCACGACAACCTCTCCGTTCACCTGGCCAGGGTGTGCATGAAGACCAGCACGTCCGAGGAGTGCGTGGAGGAGCTGCAGAAGGCCAAGGCTTCCAGCAAGGAGTGGACCCGTAACAACAGGACCTGGACGTACGGACAGCTCTGTGATCTCCTGCCCCACAGACGCTCCCGGATCACCCTGGTCAAGGAGCTTCTTCAGCGTGGGTTCTTCATCTTGAACCTGCCGCAGGAGTCAGAGATGGTCCTGGAGCCTGAAGATGATGCTGCTGCCACCACCGTCACATCCTCCAGAGATCCTCCAACCACACTCTCGTCTGAGAGGATAAAGATGAGGGAGGCCGGTCTGCATCGCAGGTTCCCTGTGAAAACCAAGTTCCTGGTGGGATTTAAAGAGTTCCTGATGAAGACACTGAAGGTGCCCAATGTTCAGCAGGAG GTTGACAGCGTGTCCCGTTTCCTGCGGTACATGCAGCCCACCGGGAGTAAGCTGTCTCTGGACTTCCTCTCCAAGAGCACGGAGACCCGGGACCTCCTGACGACCCTGCGGCGCGCGGACGTGCGATCAGCCTCCATCCTCAGCTACGTCAAGAGCATTAAACGGTTCTTGGAGTACTTGACGGCAAGGCGGGATCTGCGGAGAAAAATCCCACAGCTCCGGAAAAAATGCAGGAGATACGCTGTCATGCTGAGGACTCTGCGGAAGACCGTATCCAAGACCAACGAGGAGAACACCTGCGACTCCAG ACGGTGTGCTGAGGACGCTCCCGGCATCAAAGACTGCCAGCAGATCCTGCAGGTGGCAAAGCTGGACTTCCTCCGGCTCCACGGGGATCTGGTGGGAGGGAAGGTGCTTTCAAACACAGACATGACGCTCTACCGGTATTACTGCGAGGCGCTCCTGGTGTACCGTCACATGCAGCGTCCCGGAGCTGTAGAAGGACTGACT GACGCAGACTGGGTGGAGCGGGTCTCTCGGGGTGGCAGGGTGGTGATCGGCGTGAGGAGAGAGAAAACTGCCAGTGTACAGATCGCCCTGACGAAAGAGGAGGAAGCTTTAAGT GTTCTGCAGCTCTACTTCAGGCAGATCCGGCCTAAGAACATCGGGCTGGAGAAATTCTGCCGGGGTTTTTTTGTTTCATCGTCCAGCGATACAGTCCATAGTGTGTCCCAGGACATGAACCGGCTACACGAGAT TTATAAGCTGGCCCCTTTCACGAGCCAGGACGTGAGGAGGGCTGCTGGGAAGGCGGCGCAGAAGCTCCCGGCACCACAACAGGAGGCTGTGAACCGGTACCTGGCCCATAGCGCCGGCGCGGCCCAGCGGGACAGGACGCCGCAGGATGTGGTGGACGCAGCGGAGCAgctggactcgctggctgg AAACATGTGCATCTATCAGACCTGA